The stretch of DNA ATACTAATCATAGTTCTAGTACAAGCATGTTTTGCGCTAGTCTGAAAGCAtatagcctccctcgcaggcaTTTTTAGGCAGGCGTCGCTCGCTTACCCTCCACAAAGGAGGGGGAGCGAGCGACGCCTacctaaaaacgcctgcgatGGAGGCTAGAACGCACACTGAGCGGAACAAGGTTTCATCATGTCAAAGTAATCGTGTTTCATGgaaaagtaaaatacaaaatagCGTCTGAAAATCAAGCTTATGTGAATGCAGTACCACACCTGTGTAATCTGTTTGGGGTTTTAAAGTACCTCTGAGTTAGAAATTAAGTTTTTTTCATTGAAAGGTCTAAatgaaattccttttttttccaataaCAGACAAGATGTTTCATATATAGAGATTTAAAGAGGAAGCGGCTGATGATTTAGAAAATCCCTGATTCGCACCAGTCAGTATGGTAACAAAGGGGAAAACTGATGAAAATTATTCAGAACTAtataagaaataaataaagacgATGGAATCTCCCGGTCAGTATGGTAACAATGGAGAAAACGGATTAAAATTATTCAGAACTATATAGGAAATAAATACAGACGGTGGAATCTTTATTACTCGAATATTTCGGTTAGCTCAAATATTTTTGTCGACTCGTctataaatttttatttttaatagctCGAACTATACTGTATTTCCCTTCTAGATTCTGCGATTCAACTGTAATAATGTAGAGGCAGAGAGTGATATTCGTTAAAAAGCTGGgttcaaatatttatatatatatatatatatatatatatatatatatatatttttgtaataGTTGCCTTGGTCAAATAAGGTCAATGCAATAAAGCACAGATAAGCTATAATGAGGTCAAGGGTAAACTGTCTTAGGCCTAGATTAAACGGCGTGCCAGGGTCGCATTATAGTGCCGCTCTAGAAAAGTTCGACAGATAATGCGATGTTAGCACGCCGTTTATTGCGCACGAAATTGAATTAATGAGGAGGTCGCACCAACTTTCTGGAGCGGGTGGGCTAGTCGGATAATGCGACTATGGTACGGCAAGGGAATAAACGGTACTCCAAGGTCGCACCAGTCATAACGATTACATTATGCAGATTAGTTTATAATCAATGCAAATCGTTTTGgttgaacaaaaataaaaaaggagcTACCCGTGCAGAGTATTTTTGACTCCCCCCGTTCTTCGCGCATGCGCCAAATTGACAATAACTCCCCTGAGACCCTGTATTTATCCCGAACGCCCGTATGTAGCCCCTTGCCTCGCACTTTTCAGGCAATAGTGAAAATGGCTGCGTTTCGAAAATCACAACCTGAGGACTCGACGGGTCGGATACAAATGTGCAGCTCTTGTTTCGGGGACACAAAATACCAGTGCATTTTATGTGAAATGCCGTTTTGCAATAAATGTTCTTTTCCTGAACTTGATGAAAACGTAGCCGGATGAAAAGCGGGCAAAAGTGTGGCATATTGCAAGTATTGCAACCGGCACCAGGATAAGGACTGGTCTCCAGAAGACAACCAAAGGTAAATACTTTTcgggtcatttcttttttaaaactaTATATTTTAAAGTCTTCAGGTGGACTTGTAATTTGAATTATTTTGATTATAAAAACTTTTGGGAAGAATTCGAGAATTCGCACGACAAGTCCTTTGTTTTCGGGTTTGCATGCTCTCGCTGCATGCTGTCATCTTGTTACAGGCGTGGGGTTTAACAAAAACGCAATATGATACTATAAATTCGAATTAAAAGTGATGTTTTTATATAGGACAGGAAGAGGAGGGAAAGCCAGCCGACGAAGAAGAAAGTTCGGAAGTCCAACCATTtgaaataacaaagaaaactaaaaggGGAATGTGGACCCAGAGCCTCACCAACGAGTTGGTAGATGTCATAACATCAAACGAATACTACAAGAAAAAGCTGATTTTCGTCAATACAAAAATCCAGCAAAATGGGATTGTATACCTAAAGGTTCTGAAGGAGATGGAAGAAAGGGCGCAGAAAAAAATCCCATTCACCGCCTCGCAGTTGcgcacaaaattaaaaaaattaattgcaGAGTGCAAAAAAATTTCCCTTACCGTCAAAACGGCAACTGGGGTTAAGCGTCTTCAGGAAGAAAGAGAATATGGTCATTGGTTCGATACCCTTTTTGAATTGGTGAAGACAAGGGATTCATGCCGCCCAGAATTAGCTATCGAGCCATCAGCTCCACAAAGCTCAAAAGAGACGGATGGAAATCCAGGAAAGAGGCAATATGTGCCCCTGCAGCCTAGcaaggaaaataaaaagaaaaaaaaagatccaACATCTACCGACCTAATGGCGAAAGCAGTAGAAGTGATGCAAACTGCCGTAGCAAATGATAACAGCAAAGAAATGATGGAGTTTATGAGTCAAGAAATGGAAAAGTCCCGGGCGCATGAGCTTAAGCTTTTTCAGATGCTCCTTAACCAGGATCGACCAGCCATTCCGTCGCCCCCACCAATTACATCAGTACAACCAGCCTACACATTCGCACCAGTGTCGCCTCGGCGCAAAGTGGAGGTTATCCCACATATTTACCGCAAAGCCATGCTAGTGCCATGCATTATGGGAGATATTCTCCTACAATCTCAACCAGCTATAACTTCGGCGCGATCAATGTGTCGGATGAAAGGGAACCACGCCCACgaagcaataaaaaatataacagcTCCAAAGTCAATGAAAAATGAACAGCTCCAACAGAAAGCAACTGTCgctaataaaatgaaaaccaGTTACAATATTTCATATTTATTGTGTTACTTTATAACAAATATTCTAAACAATCCATCGATATTCTAGAATTGACATTAAAAAAGTCTTCTTGAACAGTGAAATCGAATAGGAAGAGAAGAATGGAAATTTTTAAATGTCCGAAAAAGGCCGCGGCGCCTCCTAGCTGCTGCGTCATCCTGTAGGTTCCGCGAAGATTTTCTTACGCGTGAAATTCGAGGGTTGTCGGTTCAAATATAACATTTAGCAAACATATCCACTATTTTTTCCTGCCACAGTTTTTCAGCCAGGGCATCCTTTATTTTATTCGATCTAGGATCAGTGACTTGAATCTTGTGACAGCTAGTCATTTGAAGTAGCTCGTCTCCTTTCTCTATGCAATATTATGAAGCACAATGCATGCAAGTACAGTAATTTTTGTATTGTTATTACTGCATTCACAGCGGCGAAGGAGAACACGCCATCGCCCTTTGAGCTGGCCATACGCTCCTTCTCTCACCATCCTGGCTCTACTCAATCTGTAGTTGAAATACCGTTGCTGGTTGGTAGGACGAGAGCACGTGTAGGGCTTCATTAACCAGGGTTTAATAGGGAAGGCTGAATCGCCAAGTATGAGTGGGGGTACTGTGACCACTCCCACCTCTTTACCAATTTCAGGAATGTATGAAGTCGTTGTTAGCTTTTGCCAGAGTTCCGTAAATTGCAATATTATGGAATCGTGCGAATTTCCGGGAAACCCACAGCTGGCCCAGACAAAGCGATAACTGGCATCCACCATACCCATCAATATAATTGAGAAAAAGTTCTTAAAGTTATGGTATACTTTAGAAGCTGTCAGACCTCCAGGTGGACACTTTATAGGAATATGGCAGCCGTCAATAGCTGCCCAGCTACAGGGGAACTGCCAAACCTCTTCCATGtcgtatatttttttccaggaacTGCTTTCCTGTCTTCGGCATAATTTTGTTTACCATATCTTCAGATTTTGGACAATTGTTTCACATACTTCCTTCACAACAACGCCGATTGTAGACTCTGCTATTCCGAACATCTCTCCTATGGTATAGTGGTAATCTCCAGCACGTCCAAGTCGATAGAGGCATATTGCGAGTCGACACTATGGGGAAATTGGAGTTTCTGTTACCGTATCTCTTTCAAGGTTTGGGCGAATTCTCTCTAGTAGAAATGTAAATGTATTTCTTGATACCCTGAACGTGTTCTTGAACCGGTTATCCGAGTAGGACCACCAAACCAATTGGAACCAGCCAGAATTTCGAGGAAATCGGCGGACTGATCGGTAGCGCACAACTGCGCAAAGACGCAGCAGAAGTCGTCGCCTTTTCGTTATCCAATCTATTACGGCATGTAATAAATTCATCCTCCTCTCCCTATTTGCCCATATAGCTCTGACCAAGAAGGCTTTTCTAGTCATTTGTAGTCTTCGAGTTCTCTCCTCCATTTTAGCATCATAAGACAAAGCAGCATGTATTTTGTGCCTAATGACTATATTGTTACACTCCATACCCATGGGAgttaacaaacaaaaagttcGACGTTTATTGCGGAgccgctctatgatcgaacctcTACTGAACCAGAACGGTGCGGCCCTGGCACGCCGTTTAATCTAGGCCTAAGGCCTAGATTAAAAGGCGTGCCAGGGTCGCATTATCGTGCCGCTCTAGAAAAGTTCGACAGATAATGCGACTTTGGCACGCCGTTTATTGCGCACGAAATTGAATTAATGAGGAGGTCGCACCAACTTTCTGAAGCGGGTGGGCTAGTCGGATAATGCGACTATGGTACGGCGAGGGATTAAACGGTACTACAAGGTCGCACCAGTCATAACGATTACATTATGCAGATTAGTTTATAATCAATGCAAATCGTTTTGgttgaacaaaaataaaaaaggagcTACCCGTGCAGAGTACTATTGGCTCCCTCCGTTCTTCGCGCATGCGCCAAATTGACAATAACTCCCCTGAGACCCTGTATGTAGCCTAAAAGCCCATATGTCCCTTGCCTCGCACTTTTCAGGCAATAGtgaaaatggcggcgtttcgGAAATCATTACCTGAGGACTCGACGGTCGAGTACAGATGTTCTGCAGCTCTTATTTCGGGGACACAAAACTCGACTGCATTTCATGCGAAATGCCgttttataattaaaaaaaaaaaacagaaaacgcAGCAGGAGTCGCCTTTTCTTTATTCTGCGGCATGTAATCAATTTATTCTCCTCTTCCTATTAGACCATATTGCTCTGACCAAGAAGGCTTTTCTAGTCATTTCTAGTCTTCGTGTTCTGTCCTCCATTTTAACGCCAAAGACAAAGCAGCATGTATTTTGTGCCTGATGACTATATTGTTACACTCCATACCCAAAAAGTTCGACGTTTATTGTAGAgccgctctatgatcgaacctcTACCGAACCAGAACGGTGCGACTCTGGCACGCAGTTTAATCTAGGCCTTAGTCTGTTGTCATGCGGAAACATTGCGTAAAGGAATGCAAATCTCTTAATCCCGATGTTTTGTCGGATAACGAATTTGCATTCGAATTACTTTGGTGTTAAATTTGTTACTAGACTATTTATTTAGTAAGCAATAAAAAGAGACTTAACAACTCCCGTCAGTCTAAGGCAAGGATGACTGCACACTGGTCTACTGCTTATGCCCATAGAAAAtgtctttgtttgattgtttgaattgtttttgtctttttgcgTCAGAAACTTTCTCGAAAATACGGGTTTCTAGCTAGAAACTAGCTAGTTTTAACAGCACGACTGTGAGAGAACGGGTTTAAGAAAAGTCCAGATATAACGGCATGCAAATCTACTCACCAAGTAGCTGACATTCAACCAATAGAACAACGTTATTGTTTCGGATGGTAGAATAATTTTCAAATTCAATTAAGTTATTGTGCCCTGTTTCAAAAGATTTGAAATTAAGGTGTTTGAAATGCGTCACGAGCACCttgaataaaaacatacaTACGTCGTGGTATTGTTGTCTAGCCTTTCTCAACAAACAAGCGACAGTGCCAATATGTCCTTAATTTGAACACTTGCAAGTGTCACGCCGCTCTGAGCCCATACAAAATGCTGTGTTGGTTTTCTTTAATCGTGTCACTTTTGAGTTTCAGACTTTTCTCCGCAGCAAATTTTGAGGTAGTACGTCAGTTTGCTTCTAACGGGGATATTGATGCCGATAGTTTTACAAACCCTCTCGGCTGTAACCAGGCTAGCGGTTGCTCTAGACCCAACAGCAATGGAATTGCAAACCAAGCATATTGTGAAAATGGCGATTGTTGTAAATGTAAATGCTTGAACGACTACTCAACATATGTTTTCCACATGCAAGAATGCATAAAAAACTCAGAGATCAACAAACTCTCTTGGACAGGTAAGAAGGCCACTTAAGTAAGCTTAGATATTTCTATGTAGAGCTCTAATTCCGTGGTCCTTGAGGTCCTTCCCTGGTCACCGGAGGCTCCAGGCTTTACTTCAAAGAGCTGCAACAACAGCTTGAATCGAGCCAAATGCTCTAATTGCATTACTTATCGCTTTCCACTTACTTCTAGCTCTTGGTTTCTATGCTCTCTTTCCCTTTACTATGAGAAAAGTAAGCGATAAAAGAGCTTTCGAAGATGAACTTAAACCACTTATGGCTAATAGTGTATGCTTCGATATGGTtgtaaaatgtaaacaataccCCTTCATTTAATCGATTATAGCTCTTGTCGCAAAACATTTCGCTACAAGCACCTGAAATATTGACGAACATACTATCTTATTTATAGAAAGACTGACAGATGCTACATTAAGTTCGAATATCATCCTTTTTAGGCACAAGTTACTCCATATCTGATATCAACAGTCCATTGGCTGTACTAGACCTCATCAACACAACAGGGAAACAAAGATTCGAAACATCCACTCAATTAAATTGTTCTTCTCCCTCTGTCAGTAAATGGGAGTATTTAGACCAGGGCGCGTGGAAAGCAGTGCTTGGATCTCCGTTCTCTGTTGACTACAAACAAGTCGCTGGTGGCAGAAAAGAACTTACGTTTCTAAAGGTACGGTTACAATGTCTTCTTCTttcctccttctccttctccttctccttctccttctcctcctcctcctcctcctccttctccttctccttctccttctccttctccttctccttctccttctccttctccttctccttctccttctccttctccttctccttctccttctccttctccttctccttctccttctccttctccttctacttctccttctccttctccttctccttctccttctccttctccttctccttctccttctccttctccttctccttctccttctccttctccttctccttctccttctccttctccttctccttctccttctccttctccttctccttctccttctccttctccttctccttctccttctccttctccttctccttctccttctccttctccttctccttctccttctccttctccttctccttctccttctccttctccttctccttctccttctccttctccttctacttctacttctccttctcctcctcctcctcctcctcctcctcctccttctccttctccttctccttctccttctccttctccttctccttctccttctccttctccttctacttctccttctccttctacttctccttctccttctccttctccttctccttctccttctccttctccttctccttctccttctcctcctcctcctccttctccttctccttctccttctccttctccttctccttctccttctccttctccttctccttctccttctccttctccccctccttctccttctccttctccttctccttctccttctccttctccttctccttctccttctcctcctcctccttctccttctccttctcctcctccttctccttctccccctccttctcctcctcctcctccttctcctcctcctcctcctcctccttctccttctccttctccttctccttctccttctccttctccttctccttctccttctccttctccttctccttctccttctccttctccttctccttctccttctccttctccttctccttctccttctccttctccttctccttctccttctccttctccttctccttctccttctccttctccttctccttctccttctccttctccttttcctcctccttctccttctccttctccttctccttctccttctccttctccttctccttctccttctccttctccttctccttctccttctccttttcctcctccttctccttctccttctccttctccttctccttctccttctccttctccttctccttctccttctccttctcctcctccttctccttctccttctccttctccttctccttctccttctccttctccttctcctcctcctcttcctccttctccttctccttcttctcctccttctccttctccttctccccctctttctcctcctcctcctccttctccttctccttctccttctccttctccttctccttctccttctccttctccttctccttctccttctccttctccttctcctcctcctcctccttctcctcctccttctccttctccttctccttctccttctccttctccttctacTTCTCCTTCtacttctccttctccttctacttctccttctccttctacttctccttctccttttGCTTCTCCTTTCCTTCTCCTTTTTCtgcttttcttatttttcgttttcttcttcttcgcCTTTTTTCTCTTGCACTCTTACGTATTTGCTTATTCATTTTTGCCTCTTGTTTTCGTCGCCTTTGTTTGTTGCCCTTCTTCTCAAATATATTATGTTATCCTGTTGCAGTGGGAAAGTACACTACATGTTCGATATGCCGGCAGAATTTTAAGAATTTCCTTCGCTTGTGATAGCACACCATTAGAGAAAATGCTCGTCAAAGTTAATGGAACTCTTACAAGTATGTAACAGACTAACCTTGAATGCACACTTAACAATCATATTTATGGCGGAGGCTACAGGGAATGTATTAAATGGGGGGGGATGGAGCGCGAGCCACAGAGACTTCTTCCAAAGTGTTAACCTTAGATATAAACCATTCACGGATATTTTCGTTTGCGTCTTTTCTAGTTATCTCTCCGATCACATCCGTCACAGCAACAAACGCGGTGTTACAGCCTTCTCCTATCCCATCGAATACCTTGACTCCCTTAGTATCATCAACAGCAACAGAAGTAGCATCGTCACCATTCTCATCGCCATCGCCActgtcatcatcgtcatcatcatcatcttctccTGTAGCACCTTTGCCATCATCAGAGGCAACATCGACATCTTCCTCGAAagcatcaccaacaccatctcATATAAGTCCATCTAAAACTTCGACAGTATCAGAAGCAGAAGCGACATCGCCTTCACAACCTCCTTCTACAGCCAAAAGCGTACTTCCTCATCCTACAACCCCGCCATTATCAACACCCAATCCTTCACAGgtaattcaataaaaaaacgtCTTACTCATAAATCAGATAATATCTTTGGATCCATTCCCGCGAAGTTCCTTGGAAATTATGTGAAGGCCAAAACCTTATTTTAGATATCtgtttattgatttattgatAATCATTCTGTTATAAATTGTAAAATGAATTAGTATGCCATCGAGGGCAGGACAAAGAGGGGCGTATACAAGGGCGTAGgccagggggtggccaagGGCAGGA from Nematostella vectensis chromosome 8, jaNemVect1.1, whole genome shotgun sequence encodes:
- the LOC116608894 gene encoding uncharacterized protein LOC116608894, producing MWTQSLTNELVDVITSNEYYKKKLIFVNTKIQQNGIVYLKVLKEMEERAQKKIPFTASQLRTKLKKLIAECKKISLTVKTATGVKRLQEEREYGHWFDTLFELVKTRDSCRPELAIEPSAPQSSKETDGNPGKRQYVPLQPSKENKKKKKDPTSTDLMAKAVEVMQTAVANDNSKEMMEFMSQEMEKSRAHELKLFQMLLNQDRPAIPSPPPITSVQPAYTFAPVSPRRKVEVIPHIYRKAMLVPCIMGDILLQSQPAITSARSMCRMKGNHAHEAIKNITAPKSMKNEQLQQKATVANKMKTSYNISYLLCYFITNILNNPSIF
- the LOC116608893 gene encoding flocculation protein FLO11 isoform X2, coding for MLCWFSLIVSLLSFRLFSAANFEVVRQFASNGDIDADSFTNPLGCNQASGCSRPNSNGIANQAYCENGDCCKCKCLNDYSTYVFHMQECIKNSEINKLSWTGTSYSISDINSPLAVLDLINTTGKQRFETSTQLNCSSPSVSKWEYLDQGAWKAVLGSPFSVDYKQVAGGRKELTFLKWESTLHVRYAGRILRISFACDSTPLEKMLVKVNGTLTIISPITSVTATNAVLQPSPIPSNTLTPLVSSTATEVASSPFSSPSPLSSSSSSSSSPVAPLPSSEATSTSSSKASPTPSHISPSKTSTVSEAEATSPSQPPSTAKSVLPHPTTPPLSTPNPSQEAGGFDARSTGARGSSLYLVIFGGVMVAIACVIGYLYCKHKRKKTSSPKQTNGASFTSASPLETYDESLYEELPEYQDPALDPAFAHFDNLGYEKVVKENRRSALDPLPPVPGIYQQAPATLLYQPLNKATRSSTGAPSEEDYLHPVDSTRTKQSAVLKLDPPQNSDYDNSPTESQDHDNPIGGKSPVGYPHTVVPESPVEEDKPNKPEVPAKIYDGHDYDNPLGVKSPMEEKSPIGSKNEIPDNGNTPIGKYDAPNVLYLAPNGPIDPLYHVLEAEETNF
- the LOC116608893 gene encoding flocculation protein FLO11 isoform X1; translated protein: MLCWFSLIVSLLSFRLFSAANFEVVRQFASNGDIDADSFTNPLGCNQASGCSRPNSNGIANQAYCENGDCCKCKCLNDYSTYVFHMQECIKNSEINKLSWTGTSYSISDINSPLAVLDLINTTGKQRFETSTQLNCSSPSVSKWEYLDQGAWKAVLGSPFSVDYKQVAGGRKELTFLKWESTLHVRYAGRILRISFACDSTPLEKMLVKVNGTLTIISPITSVTATNAVLQPSPIPSNTLTPLVSSTATEVASSPFSSPSPLSSSSSSSSSPVAPLPSSEATSTSSSKASPTPSHISPSKTSTVSEAEATSPSQPPSTAKSVLPHPTTPPLSTPNPSQEAGGFDARSTGARGSSLYLVIFGGVMVAIACVIGYLYCKHKRKKTSSPKQTNGASFTSASPLETYDQESLYEELPEYQDPALDPAFAHFDNLGYEKVVKENRRSALDPLPPVPGIYQQAPATLLYQPLNKATRSSTGAPSEEDYLHPVDSTRTKQSAVLKLDPPQNSDYDNSPTESQDHDNPIGGKSPVGYPHTVVPESPVEEDKPNKPEVPAKIYDGHDYDNPLGVKSPMEEKSPIGSKNEIPDNGNTPIGKYDAPNVLYLAPNGPIDPLYHVLEAEETNF